From one Thunnus maccoyii chromosome 6, fThuMac1.1, whole genome shotgun sequence genomic stretch:
- the st14a gene encoding ST14 transmembrane serine protease matriptase a, producing MDYMDSGLRYTPKSDKDWDTAVQFLPASDNKKLEKKKGPGKVGPVIGVVIFAAVIALMTGLLVWHFHFRKDVRVKKMYSGSMRITNQVFENSYENSNSSEFKALAKQVTSQLKAIYTKSPQLAKYYVGSTVQAFSEGSVIAYYLSEFRVPVGQESSVDSAMSAIDKLVDKEQRSVYRPGNSLVLEDVVSSALDARMLSTSFSRFLKYSEHTRPSQLGQIESPGFPNEPYPSNTFIQWQLRADPNYVIKLDFDTMNLEENCKNDFVKIYDSLVAIESRVMEEMCGYYSPSEPLTFLSSRNVMLVTMATNDKKNYPGFRAQISQVKRGSIGTSCGGQLTGNNGEFMSPNFPNYYPPQTLCQWTIKVPADKAVKLTFKKFLLSEPGQENHKDCRKDYVQINGKKICGEKPDGSVTETSNTNTMNVVFRSDASYVDRGFKAVFEAIDVKDPCPKQFQCNNQRCIKSELKCDGWNDCGDMSDELNCKCSPKDISCKNGLCKPMFWKCDGVNDCGDGTDELNCGGCKSGQLTCKNGKCVSEKTHCDGRDDCGDGSDELECPRGSDVRCTELTYRCKNNKCISKVNPECDGTSDCEDGSDEANCDCGRSMFKTSRIVGGQDAEEGEFPWQVSLHVKEYGHVCGASIISPRWLVTAAHCVQDDGRTRFSQPGTWEAYLGLHTQRNTGSKVVKKNLKQIIPHPNYNAYTFDNDIALMELDSPVTYSDYIRPICLPAAQHDFPTGNTVWITGWGATREGGFAATVLQKAQVRIINHSVCNDLMGGQITSRMLCAGVLSGGVDACQGDSGGPLSSPAKGRTFLAGVVSWGDGCARRNKPGIYTTVTKFRGWVKEKTGV from the exons ATGGACTACATGGACAGTGGACTGAGATACACCCCGAAGTCG GACAAAGACTGGGACACCGCTGTCCAGTTCCTGCCAGCCTCGGATAATAAAAAACTCGAGAAGAAAAAGGGTCCGGGGAAAGTCGGGCCTGTGATCGGTGTGGTGAtctttgctgctgttattgCGCTTATGACCGGACTGCTGGTCTGGCATTTCCACT TCCGTAAAGATGTTCGGGTCAAGAAGATGTACAGCGGCTCCATGCGGATCACCAACCAGGTTTTTGAAAACAGCTATGAGAACTCCAACAGCTCCGAGTTCAAGGCGCTGGCGAAGCAGGTGACTTCACAG cTTAAAGCCATCTATACCAAGAGTCCGCAGTTGGCCAAATACTATGTTGGTTCTACAGTTCAGGCTTTCAG TGAAGGCAGCGTCATCGCCTACTACCTGTCTGAGTTCAGAGTCCCTGTAGGCCAAGAGTCGTCTGTTGACAGCGCCATGTCTGCAATCGACAAGCTAGTGGACAAAGAGCAGCGTAGCGTGTACAGACCTGGCAACTCTCTGGTCCTCGAAGATGTGGTTTCCTCAG CACTTGATGCCCGCATGCTTTCAACGTCATTCAGCA gaTTTCTGAAGTATTCAGAACATACAAGGCCGAGTCAGCTCGGGCAGATAGAGTCCCCCGGCTTCCCCAACGAACCTTATCCCTCCAACACATTCATCCAGTGGCAGCTGAGAGCTGACCCCAACTATGTCATCAAGCTTGACTTTGATACGATGAACCTGGAAGAAAACTGCAAGAATGACTTTGTCAAGATCTACGACTCCCTGGTGGCCATTGAGAGCCGAGTCATGGAAGA GATGTGTGGGTACTACTCACCCAGTGAACCACTGACCTTTCTGTCTTCTCGCAATGTCATGCTGGTGACAATGGCCACAAATGACAAGAAGAACTACCCAGGTTTTAGAGCACAAATCTCACAAGTTAAGCGTGGAAGTATAG gTACATCATGCGGCGGCCAGCTGACAGGCAATAACGGCGAGTTCATGTCTCCTAACTTCCCAAATTACTATCCACCTCAAACTTTATGTCAGTGGACTATCAAG GTCCCCGCTGATAAGGCAGTGAAGTTGACGTTCAAAAAGTTCCTCTTGTCTGAGCCCGGACAGGAAAACCATAAAGACTGTCGCAAAGACTATGTGCAGATCAACGGAAAGAA AATATGCGGAGAAAAGCCAGACGGATCAGTGACAGAAACCAGTAACACCAACACAATGAATGTGGTGTTCCGCTCTGATGCCTCCTATGTGGACCGAGGTTTTAAGGCTGTGTTTGAGGCCATAGATGTCAAAGACC CTTGTCCGAAGCAGTTCCAGTGCAACAACCAGCGCTGTATTAAGTCTGAGCTCAAGTGTGATGGTTGGAACGACTGTGGAGACATGAGTGACGAGTTAAACTGCA AGTGCAGCCCAAAAGACATCAGTTGTAAAAATGGGTTGTGTAAGCCCATGTTCTGGAAGTGTGACGGCGTCAATGACTGTGGAGACGGCACAGATGAGCTGAATTGTG GTGGTTGTAAATCTGGACAGCTAACGTGTAAGAATGGCAAATGTGTTTCCGAGAAGACTCACTGTGACGGCAGAGACGACTGCGGGGATGGGTCAGATGAGCTCGAATGTCCACGTG GCTCTGATGTGAGATGCACCGAGCTTACATATagatgtaaaaacaataaatgcatCAGTAAAGTAAACCCAGAATGTGACGGGACATCTGACTGTGAAGATGGATCTGATGAGGCGAACTGCG actGCGGGAGGAGCATGTTTAAGACGTCAAGAATTGTCGGCGGTCAGGATGCGGAAGAAGGGGAGTTCCCCTGGCAAGTCAGCCTCCATGTCAAAGAATACGGTCACGTGTGCGGAGCATCCATCATCAGTCCGCGCTGGCTGGTCACTGCGGCCCACTGTGTGCAGGATGACGGCAGGACGAG ATTCTCTCAGCCCGGCACTTGGGAAGCTTACCTCGGCCTTCACACCCAGCGAAATACTGGAAGTAAAGTGGTGAAGAAGAACCTGAAGCAGATCATACCCCATCCTAACTACAACGCATACACATTTGACAACGATATCGCCCTGATGGAGCTGGACAGTCCCGTCACGTACTCCGATTACATTAGGCCCATTTGCTTACCAGCTGCCCAACACGATTTTCCAACTGGCAACACTGTGTGGATCACGGGATGGGGCGCCACTCGGGAGGGAG GATTTGCTGCAACAGTGCTCCAAAAGGCCCAGGTCCGTATCATCAACCACTCTGTGTGTAATGATCTGATGGGAGGGCAGATCACATCGAGGATGTTGTGTGCTGGAGTGCTGAGCGGAGGAGTCGATGCTTGTCAG GGGGACTCTGGTGGTCCTCTGTCCAGTCCAGCCAAAGGTCGTACGTTCCTCGCAGGAGTGGTCAGTTGGGGTGACGGCTGCGCCCGCAGAAACAAACCTGGCATCTACACAACAGTCACCAAATTCCGTGGCTGGGTCAAAGAAAAGACAGGAGTGTAG